Within the Candidatus Limnocylindrales bacterium genome, the region CCAGAACTCGCGGGTGACTTCCCGCCGTGGGCCGAAGATTCCGAACTGCATGGGAGTAGTCTCTGTCGATGACCGAGCGCCCGCCGAATCCGGAGGCGTGCGCGCGCGGATTGCAGGGTGGGCGCGCTCTTACCGGCGATGGGACGCCGGCGCAATGAATGCCGCGCCTGCCGACGGTGCGCTGTTGAAAACTACGCGAACCAACCTTAGAACTCTCGCCATGGCCAAACCGATCACGACGCTGCCGAGAATCGCCGACGTCCGCGGCGACGCAGGAATTCTCGCCGAATCCGTCGTCTGCACGCGAGTGGACCAAGCCCTCGCCTGGGCCCGCAAGTACTCGCTCTTTCCATACCCGTTCGCGACCGCCTGCTGCGCAATGGAATACATGTCGCTGTCGATGGCGCCGTACGACATCGACCGCTTCGGCGCGCTGCTGCCGCGTTTCACGCCGCGCCAGTCCGACCTCTTGATGGTCATCGGCACCGT harbors:
- the nuoB gene encoding NADH-quinone oxidoreductase subunit NuoB → MAKPITTLPRIADVRGDAGILAESVVCTRVDQALAWARKYSLFPYPFATACCAMEYMSLSMAPYDIDRFGALLPRFTPRQSDLLMVIGTVTARQAPILIRVYEQMAEPKWVMAFGACASSGGFYDNYTTIPGIDKLIPVDVYVAGCPPRPEGVLDALMALQRKIQGEPSMTAFSAKPAA